The window GGCCGTCCTGCCTCAACCCGTCGATGTGAAGCTCTATCGCCTCACGAATCAGGCGCAGCACTTCCGCGCGGGTCTCTCCAACCGCAACGCAACCAGGAAGATCCGGGACATGCGCTCCCCAGCTCGTATCGCCTCGCTCGATCACAACCATGTACCGCATCATCCGTCACCCCCTGCTTTCCTCAGGCCCGCCTGCTTCAGTATCGCGCTCAACCAAGCCGAGTGCTGGCCATCGGGTTCTGATAACGTGAAAAGCCCGCCTCAAGCAGCTTATAATCGGCCAAGGAGGCAATCAATGGAAGACACGGAGATCATCTTTGCCGTGGAAGAGTCGCCGGAGGGCGGCTACACTGCTCGCGCGCTCGGCTGCC of the Candidatus Methylomirabilota bacterium genome contains:
- a CDS encoding type II toxin-antitoxin system HicB family antitoxin; protein product: MRYMVVIERGDTSWGAHVPDLPGCVAVGETRAEVLRLIREAIELHIDGLRQDGLPVPAPSSEGEIVEVGAA